The stretch of DNA tgtaactctcgacgtgtcatgcaattttaatacatttggcatcatgaaattattttgataaccccgatttccggtgattatttgattttcaaaagactcaaactttgaccgctttgcgccactctcccttaagtccaattgagctaatattaatatagggtatattatcgtgcaaatcaacatttcgtagcaagttccgaatgaaaaatcgataaaacagtttttattggcactctaaacgatacttttcgtttcgatttttgacaaaaaattttttttcgaggtgacactaaatctcaacgtttcatgcaattttaagacatttggcataaaaaaaatgttcgaaaaccccgatttttctttactccccctttgagtgatttttcgattttcaaaaaaaactcaaactttgaccgctttgcgccactctcccttgagtccgattgagctgaaatttggcatagggtgttttttcgaggtggtgaacattttgtatagggtagctTTTTTAGGGgcgattttttccatacattcattggcaacCTAATTTACATACATCATGCCTCAAACTTGAGATTATTGTGTCGTCAAAACAAACTAAAACTTTACATCACTTAATTATCATTAAAAATTCGATCTGATTTCACGATCCGATTCTGCACATCGTTTGTCTAAAATCCAATTGGGCTGTATAAATGTGGCAACTTTGTTTCGatgcaaaacaaacgtcaataaaATTTCTTAATGTATTTATGAAACAATTTCAGATTATAGGTTAGCTGACTCGACTATAAGAAAATaattacttggcgttatttgaatatttaaaaCACGCATTGAATGACCCTTACTCTtacgtttctatgaaatatttGGGTTTCCGCTGAAATTTTATCATTATGGTATTATAATCATCAGACAAAATTTTTGCTCGATTTTTTTAACACTTGCAGAACATGTGTTACTCTATTGCATAGTTAGTTATTTGATACGGGAAAGGGAaagttttgacataggactatgtaattgatttctatataggggggtaactctacgaaaaatgtaacgatacatattactcaaaatcgttatcgcgacatatgttgtgttatataccattggacagaaaatttatccagctttttttttgctcaagacatgaacagtgaatatagtaaaggtttttttccaccgaaatgtgttccctaacagagatttctaaaccaaggtgcctggaggaaatcggtatTTAAAATTCAtccaagtcgggggtatttttgttccgaatgaaatgtgtttccctaacacagacttcaaatccatggagcgtgaggaaatcggcattgcgaattcatacaagtcggggttttttttatgttccaattgaaatgtgtttccctctcacaaacttcaaaaccaaggtttctggagaaatcggctctgcaaataaatgcaaacaacgagtacttttgtcatcgcttgcctttgtgcagactggaatatgtctgtcctagcacgatcttctaaacataggaacctgggaaaatcgtgcagacattagaagcgaatgaactttcccgTTTCAAGCCAATTCGCGgatcgagaagtacgtacacttgagagatgtaaaATTCAgaaagaaatgtaaaataaaataatcgtttaataattcttccgtacatatattttgttctagacATCATGCCAAACGTGGAAggtctgtcattaaatttacttgtaacgaagaacataatctatcacagtgcatgaattgatcttacatggcattatacaatctttttactcacaaagcaattatattgatttcaattgaacttggaaactgtttcattcaatcaagaatttaatcattaCAAACTAATggttgctaagctaaggtagtcccacgtcaaccttgcggttatatcatagatataacccacccattttttgcctacaattagGCTTTAGCTTATAATGTGATTAGATGcctattatgaattattctcgattTGCCGATAAAAGGTATTTATCAGCGgtcagaatcaatggagggacgATTGAGGAATGATCTTGAAGATgatattggatgatttcaaTCTAAACTCCCCAAAGATGTGACGAGTGCCTGActcaaaaggttaaacgttgatagaAATTTCATTAGATTAAAGTtcaggttgttgtccaatcaatttgtgctcaattcacgtttaacgtgtaggtcttgctactaacaattaaTGGAATTGTGGTCCAGTTTAATACATCAACTGGAAGTCAgacaaaaatacagattttgaacaatgaaaaaactcaattcaaatgcaattactacacacaatcacagtcctatgtcaagatcgcgTCCGTACCTCTAGGCCTAGACCCATAAACTTTTTCTTGATAAATTCTATTTCAAAAGAGTGTGGAAACCCGAAAATCAAATCAATGATGGGATTATGCCTGTTTTGAAAATCGGGCGATTGTACGAATTTTAGCAACTATTGGCCGATTTGACGCCTAGAGTGTTCAATAGGATATTTGGAGAGCTCATTATTGTAATATTtcttgattttcaaaataaaattgaagttTTATTCGAGCGGATTTAGGTATAGCTACAGCACTGGGTAAACTGATAGATTGAATCGATCACAATCCCATTCGATCCGCCATTCTATCTTTGACTTTCGTtacgaccagtgttgccacacgtacagatttatctgaaatgataaagatttttttgttatttctggtgaagattctgtacggtacagagtacagatttttgtaaaaaagtacagattggtacagtttttttccatttgtgaaatttcctatatttgatcaaagcaacattaaggtacatgacgatttttacgccgcagtattgcTTGGTCCTGCTGAtattaaaagcatttacaatgcaataattgatcagtttcataaagacgacattccttacaaggatcgtctgaaaggactcgcgtcggacggtgctacacgatgctacatgaagagctgaaagattttcatttgatcattctcactaatatctacgaggaatcttacgttgtttcaatgtctaATGCTATTtaatatgaagatcatttgaaaagctaaaataattttaggttggaatagcagcataacaaattatcagaacaatggacagcgaaaagcagatcatttcaaaggatatttgtcgcagtttttttttcgtggagctgatcaaacaaatgagcaTGTGTagggttggtggacaaaaattggatgcctaaaaagaattgacggttcgctcgtcGTTTCGgtgcttcgatgccttgtttgtaacattcccactatgcctcactcctcggcaactgttcagcaatttttttgaatatagggtaaatgatcttggtttgtccagtcgaaaatatgatcatggtttgcccacttttttgaatgctctaattcagcgctcctgtgtcaaataaggccttcgaatgtttcgaaacatataaatgaaattgccttttacatgatttatagtagtttgatagtatatttttacgaaatcacatgttcctttaaggattataaaatacaccttctatttgtgtcaatgcgcaatatttttgatggtacagatttttgaaaaaaagtacagatgagtaagatttttgacCAGATTAAAATGTGCAACACTGGTTACGATCACTCTCATTAATTCTTCTTCAACTGCTTGAATTTCAGTCTATTCAATTTATCCATTTATCCACATAAACTTCCCTAAGGCAGTCCAAATAGTGCCTTGCAGGAAATGGAGAGATTTTTGCTTCTTTAGATAATTCTGTTCATTGATGAACCCATTTGATTGAAGATGGCAAGAACGTTTTGAGAGAAGCTCCTGCCCTCTCAATTTTGACAATCTTGAACGAAACAACTCCAGTATAGTAAAATGTACAATGAgatagttttgtttttgttcagaCTTAACTCTGACGAAGAATAATATAACATAGCGATTTCATTCGGGCCGTCTTTTCGGTGATTTTGAAAAAGTACGTTATTATAGGCAACATTGTATAATAACTGCGACAAATATATGgcagaaatcataaaaatgacatatttttttgacgtagacctACGTCTTTccggaagggtgccaaatcagaaaacagtttCGCGttgttataaaataaagttaacattaattactattttcatCGCGAACGAATTCtggtgatttgcataccaatcgaaacgGAAATTCtataagattcgtttgatatgctatacattgaaATCTTTatccctaaacggtttaaatgatagaaaactggaagcattcccatttcccattccCCAGATTACGCCTGCTGCCATACTGCACATTCGTTCACATCGTCCTTTTGAACAGTTTCAGTGAATACGGTTCGAGCTCCAACGAAATTTTCCTTCGAAATAACTTTGCTTTAGTGTAAAGAATGAACGACATGAAATGAGAGTATACGATGGGGAAGTGATATTCTTTCTATTAAGCGTGAAGAGAGGGTAGCGCTATTTTCAACCTGCAGGAGTTTGCAGGAAATTGGAAGGCGGTAGACTCAaaattgagtgacgatgtgtcaattgaagtgaaattgtaggACCCTGATTGCCGCAGTAATCTGGTCCATCCTGTGGACctgttttttccccttttttgttgtgtttacttttctttcatttttgttattatttattatttatatttcatcAAGGTTAGGttgtatatttgtatattttataTTGTATATGTGTATTAAAGGCACGAGTGTTcaaattttgttaattttctcTCCAACCACAACCGGGTTATTACGTTTGATTTCCGCAGCCCCGAGCTCTCGATAATCGAACGAGCAATCGTGCTTATCGCTGTATCGATGTACCGCGCAGAATAGACCACCACATCGGCACTCGAAGCCagtcaatccaacttttttgCGGCAGATTACGCAtcgattcttcttcttcttgctaTCCTTATCGCCATCCTTGTCATTGCTGCAATCGGCGCCTATCGCGGGGTTTGTGCTGGAGGCACCACTGTTATCTTCgtcgatttttctttttttcgatCCACCactattatcatcatcatcattgtcTTCAACGGCTTCATCATCTTCGGAGGAATCTGGTTGGGCTGCAGGTTGATCGTTCGAATGGGAAGCTGCTGAAGACGGCACACCTTCATTCTCAACTTCGCTGGGCAAATCTTCTTCCGTGCAAATATCTTCCCACTCATCAGCACTTTCTGTACCTTTAAAATCTTCATCGTCCTTATTTTTGGTTGCCGATGAGATTGAGGTGGCGGCGGTGACCACTGTGCTGGTGAAGCTCTGCGTCGTGATAACTGCCCCTATGTTTGTGGAGGAAGCGGAGGCAGACGAAGTCGGGGGCCCATTGGAAAATACTGGTGTGGTACTGGCTGGTGGTTGCTGCTTCTTCCGTAGCGAGTCCTTGTAGCACACTGAACATAGATCGTCTTGTGCTGGATTGCCGTAGAACCCACAACCTGATCTACACATCGGCGGCATTGGATTCACCTCGCTACCACCACTGAACTACTACTATTACAGCTATTGCTGCCAATTTGGTGCTCTCGTCCAGAATGTTGACGGCGAGCTTGTTCTCCCGGACAGGAAATTGTTCTGTCCGTCGTCACAAAATCTCACGGTTTACTTCGATATGCTCTTCTTTTTCGTTGCCAGGTTTTGGAACGACATACATTTTCAGAACTAGAGTTGCAATTTGAAATGAGTGCCATGATTCTAAAACTATGATGACCATGAATAGAGAAAATAatctctttcatttttttttctaaattactATTGAGAGCAGTGTttccacacgtacagatttacctggaatggtacagattttttcgttatttttggtacagattctgtacagtACAGAGtacaaattttcgtcaaaaagtacagaatggtacagattttttccatttgcgaaatttcttacatttgaacaaagcaacatcaaggtacatgacgacttttacgccgcagtaccgcttggtgctgctgatcttaaaagcatttacaatgaaATAACGAAtgaaattccttacaaggat from Toxorhynchites rutilus septentrionalis strain SRP chromosome 3, ASM2978413v1, whole genome shotgun sequence encodes:
- the LOC129774394 gene encoding AN1-type zinc finger protein 6, which produces MYVVPKPGNEKEEHIEFSGGSEVNPMPPMCRSGCGFYGNPAQDDLCSVCYKDSLRKKQQPPASTTPVFSNGPPTSSASASSTNIGAVITTQSFTSTVVTAATSISSATKNKDDEDFKGTESADEWEDICTEEDLPSEVENEGVPSSAASHSNDQPAAQPDSSEDDEAVEDNDDDDNSGGSKKRKIDEDNSGASSTNPAIGADCSNDKDGDKDSKKKKNRCVICRKKVGLTGFECRCGGLFCAVHRYSDKHDCSFDYRELGAAEIKRNNPVVVGEKINKI